The DNA segment CAATGCTCTGCAGATACGATGATGCCAAGTAACCGGCAGATGCCTTCATTGTTTCCAGGCCGATGACAGTTTCTGTAGATAGGACTCCCGGTATACTATCCAACTCCTTCCCCAGCAAATGAGCCAAGTCAAGCGGGCTCAGGAACATCATCCCAACAAGTATGTCGTACCGACCGAGAACCTCGGCCACCCAGTCTACACCGGGCAGAGTCTCAACCCTGTTCAGCACTGCATCGAATTCCTTTGGCAAGACTTTGATTCCAATCATGGGGGAGATCTCATACCCCTCAATGAGGGGTGGATGGGCAAAGGCAGCGATAATTGTAATCTCGTTGTCCAGGAGCCTGCGCAGCCTCACGGACGCATTGGCGCGGCTGATGCCAAGCTTCTTGGCCAAATTCGTCACCGTTTGGCGTGCGTCCCGCTCTATCTCTCTGAGAATTTGTAGATCAAGTTGGTCAACGCTGAGGTCTCGCACTTGATCTCTTTGAGCAGTGAACGTAGCAGACCGTTCTTGCCCGCTGTTCTCCAAACGAGAGGGGTGTGAGTATG comes from the Chloroflexota bacterium genome and includes:
- a CDS encoding Lrp/AsnC family transcriptional regulator, whose translation is MVEGRNTELDSLDYKMLYELELNPRQPASDLASKLGISRTSACQRLRRLLDGKTVRIGALTNALALGYKAMAVVCIKVAHGELYAVAGRLCTFPNVLTVTIAAGWPDIVTWILFADQSDVHGFMTRELGGISGINSTEVITIAKVRYSSPRLFSRWQRFQPYSHPSRLENSGQERSATFTAQRDQVRDLSVDQLDLQILREIERDARQTVTNLAKKLGISRANASVRLRRLLDNEITIIAAFAHPPLIEGYEISPMIGIKVLPKEFDAVLNRVETLPGVDWVAEVLGRYDILVGMMFLSPLDLAHLLGKELDSIPGVLSTETVIGLETMKASAGYLASSYLQSIEQRQQGDSTTEAITGE